A region from the Curtobacterium sp. MCBA15_012 genome encodes:
- a CDS encoding sugar ABC transporter substrate-binding protein has product MHKRIRRGFSALAIGVTAAIALAACASGGSSAGGSSGDIDKALKDGGTLTYWSWTPSAKDQVAAFEKQYPKVKVKIVNAGTGADQYTKLQNTIKAGSGAPDVAQVEYYALPQFALSDSLVDLKSYGFDKLESKFSKGTWSNVAMDGKVYGLPQDSGPMALFYNEKVFDQYGIAVPKTWDEYVAAAKKLHEADPSKYIAADSGDAGFTTSMIAQAGGTPFTTKGDQVTINLEDAGTKKWTKTWDQLVEQGLLSKTTGWTDDWYKQLGNGQIATMITGAWMPGNLMASVPESKGDWRVAPMPTYDGGQAQTASNGGSAEAVMKQSKNPALAAGFLKWLNSSKESTKVFMESGGFPSTTADLDSSAFLQEKPEYFGGQEINKVLVDASKTSATDFTYLPYQVYANSVYADTVGQSYENGTSLESGLEAWQKALVKYGNDQGFKVTTK; this is encoded by the coding sequence ATGCACAAGCGCATCCGGCGCGGGTTCAGCGCCCTCGCCATCGGCGTCACCGCCGCCATCGCCCTCGCGGCCTGCGCCTCCGGTGGCTCGTCCGCCGGCGGCTCGTCCGGCGACATCGACAAGGCACTCAAGGACGGCGGCACGCTGACGTACTGGTCCTGGACCCCCTCGGCCAAGGACCAGGTCGCCGCGTTCGAGAAGCAGTACCCCAAGGTGAAGGTCAAGATCGTCAACGCCGGCACCGGTGCCGACCAGTACACGAAGCTGCAGAACACGATCAAGGCCGGCTCGGGCGCCCCGGACGTCGCGCAGGTCGAGTACTACGCCCTGCCGCAGTTCGCGCTGTCGGACTCGCTCGTCGACCTCAAGTCGTACGGCTTCGACAAGCTCGAGAGCAAGTTCTCGAAGGGCACCTGGAGCAACGTCGCGATGGACGGCAAGGTCTACGGCCTGCCGCAGGACTCCGGCCCCATGGCGCTGTTCTACAACGAGAAGGTCTTCGACCAGTACGGCATCGCCGTGCCGAAGACGTGGGACGAGTACGTCGCCGCGGCCAAGAAGCTGCACGAGGCCGACCCGTCGAAGTACATCGCGGCGGACTCCGGCGACGCCGGCTTCACCACGAGCATGATCGCCCAGGCCGGCGGCACCCCCTTCACCACGAAGGGCGACCAGGTCACGATCAACCTCGAGGACGCGGGCACGAAGAAGTGGACCAAGACCTGGGACCAGCTCGTCGAGCAGGGGCTCCTGTCGAAGACCACCGGCTGGACCGACGACTGGTACAAGCAGCTCGGCAACGGCCAGATCGCCACGATGATCACCGGTGCCTGGATGCCCGGCAACCTGATGGCCAGCGTCCCCGAGTCGAAGGGTGACTGGCGCGTCGCCCCGATGCCGACGTACGACGGCGGCCAGGCACAGACCGCGAGCAACGGCGGCAGCGCCGAGGCGGTCATGAAGCAGTCGAAGAACCCGGCCCTCGCCGCGGGCTTCCTGAAGTGGCTCAACTCGTCCAAGGAGTCGACGAAGGTCTTCATGGAGTCCGGCGGCTTCCCGTCGACCACCGCCGACCTCGACTCCAGCGCGTTCCTGCAGGAGAAGCCGGAGTACTTCGGCGGCCAGGAGATCAACAAGGTGCTCGTCGACGCGTCGAAGACCTCGGCCACCGACTTCACCTACCTGCCCTACCAGGTGTACGCGAACAGCGTCTACGCGGACACCGTCGGCCAGTCGTACGAGAACGGCACCTCGCTCGAGAGCGGGCTCGAGGCCTGGCAGAAGGCCCTCGTGAAGTACGGCAACGACCAGGGCTTCAAAGTCACCACCAAGTAA
- a CDS encoding carbohydrate ABC transporter permease, giving the protein MSTLQHPAGPATVTEATTTQRDPRAVTSRASRKPRKPVDGRKVKRSGLLTAVMVVFVVYSFAPLFYLLVNSTKTQSSLLSTFGLWFGGDFTLWQNIVDTLTYDDGIFVQWLGNTLLYVVVGAGGATLLATVAGYGMAKFQFPGRRAVFAVVLGAIAVPGTALAVPTFLLFSQFGLTNTPWAIILPSLISPFGMYLIWTYAIDAIPTELIEAARMDGAGEFRIFFTIALKLLAPGVVTVLLFAVVATWNNYFLPLIMLSDPKWYPLTVGLNQWNAQATGSGAQPIYNLVVTGSLLTIIPIVVAFLFLQRFWQSGLAAGSVKA; this is encoded by the coding sequence CGAGCCGCGCCTCCCGGAAGCCCCGCAAGCCCGTCGACGGACGCAAGGTGAAGCGCTCCGGCCTGCTGACCGCGGTCATGGTGGTCTTCGTCGTCTACTCGTTCGCGCCGCTGTTCTACCTGCTCGTGAACAGCACGAAGACGCAGTCGTCGCTCCTGTCGACCTTCGGCCTGTGGTTCGGCGGCGACTTCACCCTCTGGCAGAACATCGTCGACACGCTGACCTACGACGACGGCATCTTCGTCCAGTGGCTCGGCAACACGCTGCTGTACGTCGTCGTCGGCGCCGGCGGTGCGACCCTGCTCGCGACGGTCGCCGGCTACGGCATGGCAAAGTTCCAGTTCCCCGGCCGCCGCGCGGTGTTCGCGGTCGTCCTCGGCGCGATCGCGGTGCCCGGTACCGCCCTCGCCGTCCCGACCTTCCTGCTGTTCTCGCAGTTCGGCCTGACGAACACCCCGTGGGCGATCATCCTGCCGTCGCTGATCAGCCCGTTCGGCATGTACCTGATCTGGACCTACGCGATCGACGCGATCCCGACCGAGCTCATCGAGGCCGCCCGCATGGACGGCGCCGGCGAGTTCCGGATCTTCTTCACCATCGCGCTGAAGCTCCTCGCCCCGGGCGTCGTGACGGTCCTGCTGTTCGCGGTCGTCGCGACCTGGAACAACTACTTCCTGCCGCTCATCATGCTGAGCGACCCGAAGTGGTACCCGCTGACGGTCGGCCTCAACCAGTGGAACGCGCAGGCCACCGGCTCCGGCGCGCAGCCGATCTACAACCTCGTCGTCACCGGATCGCTCCTCACGATCATCCCGATCGTGGTCGCGTTCCTCTTCCTGCAGCGCTTCTGGCAGTCCGGCCTCGCGGCCGGGTCCGTCAAGGCCTGA